Proteins encoded together in one Dehalogenimonas sp. THU2 window:
- a CDS encoding YkgJ family cysteine cluster protein, translating into MERDNPALTCFCCGVCCSKYQVQMPLEEAHRIAATLGIGWEEFQREYLDPAWPGVRTVLVRHAGGHCLFLERQPDERVFFCRIQAFKPASCIEWQADLSKQDCREGLASWHLCVGATGCIEGAPSDIEEFDALIDALTRS; encoded by the coding sequence ATGGAACGAGATAATCCGGCTTTAACCTGTTTCTGCTGCGGCGTTTGCTGCTCCAAATACCAGGTCCAGATGCCGCTCGAAGAAGCCCACCGTATCGCAGCGACTCTAGGCATCGGTTGGGAAGAGTTCCAAAGAGAATATCTTGACCCTGCCTGGCCCGGGGTCAGGACGGTTTTGGTCCGGCATGCTGGCGGCCACTGCCTTTTCCTGGAGCGCCAGCCCGACGAACGAGTCTTTTTCTGCCGCATCCAAGCCTTCAAACCGGCTTCGTGCATCGAATGGCAGGCGGACCTGTCCAAACAGGATTGCCGGGAAGGACTGGCATCCTGGCATTTATGCGTCGGAGCCACCGGTTGTATCGAGGGTGCCCCTTCCGACATCGAAGAATTCGATGCCTTGATCGACGCGCTTACCCGTTCTTAA
- the cas2 gene encoding CRISPR-associated endonuclease Cas2 translates to MLVLITYDVSTETTEGRRRLRQVAKTCLNYGQRVQNSVFECLVDPAQLASLRQQLLKEIDTSEDSLRFYFLGKNWKPRIEHVGISEPYDPEGPLIA, encoded by the coding sequence ATGCTGGTACTGATCACCTACGACGTAAGCACCGAGACCACAGAAGGCCGCCGGCGGCTGCGCCAGGTGGCTAAAACATGTCTCAACTATGGCCAGCGGGTTCAGAATTCGGTTTTCGAATGCTTGGTTGACCCGGCTCAACTGGCGTCGCTACGCCAGCAGCTACTCAAGGAGATAGACACCAGTGAGGACAGCCTCCGATTCTATTTTCTTGGTAAGAACTGGAAACCGAGGATAGAACACGTCGGCATCAGCGAACCCTACGACCCGGAAGGCCCCCTCATAGCCTGA
- the uvrB gene encoding excinuclease ABC subunit UvrB yields MTDFNLVSDFGLMGDQPQAVEKLTRGLADGLRDQTLLGVTGSGKTFTMANIIARSGRPALIISHNKTLAAQLYSEFREFFPNNAVEYFVSYYDYYQPEAYVPSKDMYIEKDSDINEEIDKLRHAATRSLLSRRDVIIVASVSCIYGLGEPEEYSKFVLNLEKGASYVRSDILRRLIDMQYERNDIDFSRSKFRLRGDTLELQPAYEETAIRVEFFGDEIERMVRIDPLTGEMLEELKMVDIYPAKHFVTSPEKLSTAIHAIRDEMIARTAQLKGEGKLLEAARLEQRTNYDLEMLEQAGYCNGVENYSRHLAGRPAGSSPWTLLDYFPKDFLMFVDESHMSLPQIRGMYNGDRARKETLVDYGFRLPSALDNRPLNFSEFRQRVEQAIYVSATPGPYEKEHSQQTVEQVVRPTGLLEPIIEVKPTKGQIDDLLEQIKLRVDRGERCLVTTLTKKLAEKLSEYITEAGVKTQYLHSEVETFERVEILRDLRLGVYDVIVGINLLREGLDLPEVSLVAILDADKEGFLRSEWALIQTMGRAARHVDGRVIMYADSITGSMERAIAEVKRRREIQEAYNIEHCITPQGIRKAIKDITERVRVAAAGVAEQPADSYKAMPLTKEDLARLIRELETQMKKSAKLMDFERAALLRDRIIELKRELIVPEAKPHDRR; encoded by the coding sequence ATGACTGACTTCAATCTGGTGTCCGATTTCGGTCTGATGGGCGACCAGCCCCAGGCCGTGGAAAAACTCACTCGCGGCCTCGCCGATGGTCTCCGGGATCAGACGCTGCTGGGCGTCACCGGGTCGGGCAAGACCTTCACCATGGCCAATATCATCGCCCGCAGCGGCCGCCCGGCGCTGATCATCTCTCATAATAAGACGCTCGCCGCCCAGCTCTACTCCGAGTTCCGGGAATTTTTCCCCAACAACGCCGTCGAGTATTTCGTCAGCTACTACGATTACTACCAGCCGGAGGCCTATGTCCCTTCCAAGGATATGTACATCGAGAAGGACTCCGATATCAACGAGGAGATCGACAAGCTGCGACATGCCGCCACCCGTTCACTCCTGTCGCGGCGCGATGTCATCATTGTGGCCTCGGTGTCCTGCATCTACGGCCTGGGCGAGCCTGAGGAGTATTCCAAATTCGTCCTCAACCTGGAAAAAGGCGCAAGCTATGTCAGGAGCGACATCCTCCGCCGTTTGATCGATATGCAGTACGAGCGTAACGACATCGATTTTTCCCGCTCGAAGTTCCGGCTCCGCGGCGATACCCTGGAATTACAGCCGGCTTACGAGGAAACCGCCATCCGGGTGGAGTTCTTCGGCGATGAGATCGAACGCATGGTGCGCATCGACCCGCTGACCGGTGAGATGCTGGAAGAACTCAAGATGGTGGACATCTACCCGGCCAAGCACTTCGTCACCTCTCCGGAGAAGCTGTCCACCGCCATTCACGCCATCCGCGACGAGATGATCGCCCGCACTGCCCAGCTCAAAGGCGAGGGTAAACTGCTGGAAGCGGCGCGGCTGGAGCAGCGCACCAATTACGATCTGGAGATGCTGGAGCAGGCAGGGTACTGCAACGGCGTCGAGAACTATTCCCGGCACCTGGCGGGACGGCCGGCCGGTTCCTCGCCGTGGACGTTGCTCGATTATTTTCCGAAAGACTTCCTGATGTTCGTGGACGAATCCCATATGTCGCTGCCCCAGATCCGCGGCATGTATAACGGCGACCGGGCGCGCAAGGAAACGCTGGTCGATTACGGTTTCCGCCTGCCTTCAGCCCTGGATAACCGCCCGCTCAACTTCTCCGAGTTCCGCCAGCGCGTGGAACAAGCCATATACGTCTCTGCGACGCCGGGTCCGTATGAGAAGGAGCACTCGCAGCAGACCGTCGAGCAGGTGGTCCGGCCGACCGGTCTTCTGGAGCCGATCATCGAGGTCAAGCCGACCAAGGGACAGATCGACGACCTGCTGGAGCAGATCAAACTGCGGGTCGATCGCGGCGAGCGTTGCCTGGTGACCACCCTGACCAAGAAGCTGGCCGAGAAGCTATCCGAATACATCACCGAGGCCGGCGTCAAAACGCAGTACCTCCATTCCGAGGTCGAAACCTTCGAACGGGTGGAAATCCTGCGCGACCTGCGCCTTGGCGTTTACGATGTCATCGTCGGCATCAACCTGTTGCGCGAAGGCCTCGACCTCCCGGAGGTATCCCTCGTCGCCATCCTCGACGCCGACAAGGAAGGCTTCCTCCGCAGCGAATGGGCCCTCATCCAGACGATGGGCCGTGCGGCGCGGCACGTGGACGGCCGGGTCATCATGTACGCCGACTCCATCACCGGCAGCATGGAGCGCGCTATCGCCGAGGTTAAGCGCCGCCGCGAGATCCAGGAAGCCTATAATATCGAGCACTGCATCACCCCGCAGGGCATCCGCAAGGCCATCAAGGACATCACCGAGCGCGTCCGCGTCGCCGCCGCCGGTGTCGCCGAGCAGCCCGCCGACAGCTATAAAGCCATGCCGCTAACCAAGGAAGACCTGGCCCGCCTCATCCGCGAACTGGAGACCCAGATGAAGAAATCAGCCAAACTGATGGATTTCGAACGCGCCGCCCTCCTCCGCGACCGCATCATCGAACTCAAACGTGAACTTATCGTACCGGAGGCAAAACCCCATGACCGACGATAA
- a CDS encoding class I SAM-dependent methyltransferase — MTDESHFDINKASHLDNEGRIRELRIPELLKDIGGVMGGMTCVDLGAGTGTFALRIAARVGEKGKVFAIDDSAAMLSILKSRKPPPQIVPVQSDFTATGLDSGIADFCLAAFILHETKEPQKILDEAFRLLKPGGRLLAVEWRAEFDSPGPPQRIRISPEKMEAMFRQAGFKDFTHQNWTEKHYYGTSEKTQ; from the coding sequence ATGACGGACGAGTCTCACTTCGACATCAACAAAGCCTCCCACCTCGATAACGAAGGGCGGATACGGGAGTTGCGGATACCGGAGCTTCTGAAGGATATCGGCGGCGTCATGGGTGGCATGACCTGCGTGGACCTTGGGGCCGGTACCGGTACCTTCGCCCTCCGAATAGCCGCCAGGGTGGGTGAAAAAGGCAAGGTTTTCGCCATAGACGACAGCGCCGCCATGCTGAGCATACTCAAGTCCCGCAAGCCGCCGCCGCAAATCGTCCCGGTTCAATCCGATTTCACCGCCACCGGCCTAGATAGCGGCATCGCCGATTTCTGCCTGGCGGCATTTATCCTGCATGAGACCAAAGAACCCCAGAAAATCCTCGATGAGGCTTTCAGGTTGTTGAAGCCGGGCGGCCGTCTGCTGGCGGTGGAGTGGCGGGCGGAGTTCGATTCACCCGGCCCGCCTCAGCGGATTCGTATCTCACCGGAGAAAATGGAAGCAATGTTCCGGCAGGCGGGATTCAAGGACTTCACCCACCAGAACTGGACGGAAAAACACTACTACGGAACAAGCGAAAAAACCCAATAA
- a CDS encoding universal stress protein, which translates to MTHIKQVVIPLDGSDGAEITLPYGLTMVKLFGAGLNLLSVDESGAADTANLYQSYLTHLDIRLKEKYPDLAGTWQTYLQNGKAPDEIIRFTLEKEADMVILAAHGASGLGASQVGKTANKILSGTEKPVLLVKSPPPEREHLIHRILVPLDGSGIGQAALDLVAYLAPVFGAEVVLIQVVEPVRYMPSIDGLGAYTMPIDDAEIEAEATGFLSRRAAKLREKGITTTTVVKTGAAVDLILNYANENGIDLIAMSTHGLSGLTRWVFGSVTEKIMQYCTMPVLVVRPHPPEGEPKA; encoded by the coding sequence ATGACGCATATCAAACAAGTGGTAATCCCCTTGGACGGTTCCGACGGCGCCGAGATCACGCTGCCTTATGGCCTGACCATGGTGAAGCTGTTCGGAGCCGGATTGAACCTTCTCTCAGTCGATGAAAGCGGTGCGGCCGATACCGCCAACCTCTACCAGAGCTATCTGACGCACCTGGATATCAGGCTCAAAGAAAAATACCCGGATCTTGCCGGGACATGGCAGACATACCTGCAAAACGGTAAAGCGCCTGATGAGATAATCCGCTTCACCCTGGAAAAAGAAGCCGACATGGTCATCCTTGCCGCGCACGGCGCCTCGGGGCTCGGCGCTTCCCAGGTGGGTAAAACGGCCAACAAGATTTTGTCGGGCACTGAAAAACCGGTGCTGCTGGTTAAATCGCCGCCACCGGAGCGGGAGCATCTCATCCATCGCATCCTGGTGCCGCTGGACGGATCAGGCATCGGTCAGGCAGCCCTGGACCTGGTGGCTTACCTGGCGCCTGTTTTTGGCGCGGAGGTTGTCCTGATACAGGTGGTGGAGCCGGTGCGCTATATGCCGAGCATAGACGGTCTCGGCGCATACACCATGCCGATCGACGATGCCGAGATCGAGGCCGAAGCCACCGGCTTTTTAAGCCGCCGTGCCGCGAAGCTGCGAGAGAAGGGCATAACCACCACGACGGTGGTCAAGACCGGCGCCGCGGTCGATCTGATCCTGAATTACGCCAATGAGAACGGCATCGACCTTATTGCCATGTCCACCCACGGCTTGTCCGGGCTGACACGCTGGGTGTTCGGCAGTGTGACCGAGAAGATCATGCAGTATTGCACCATGCCGGTGCTGGTGGTAAGGCCACATCCTCCGGAGGGAGAGCCGAAAGCCTAA